TCTTTAAACTCATTATTTTCTTCCACGCCCAGATCGCCGGTTACCTCATCCTTTATCAATACCAGGCTGCCAGGAGGATAGTTAGCACGGTAACTGCCGCCAATACCTGCCTGGATCATTAAGTGAGGCCGTTGTTTGTCAATGGCTTTTGTAAGCCAGTAGGTGGTGCTCATACTGCCGACGCCCGTATTCAGGATCTCAAAATGGTTATTACCAATGATACAATCCCGTTCGGCTAAATAATTTATCGTGGGCTGAATTTCAAAGTTGGTGGCGGCTACCAGTAAAATTTCCATAGCGCAAATGTAAGCTTCAAGCCGCAAGCTGTAAGCTGCAAGCCCTGAAATTCAATGTTTCCGATTAAAATCAAAGACCCTGAGTTTTGAAGCCTTGTAGCTTGGGGCTTCAAGCTTGCGGCCCGGAGCCTGTAACATAAATTCCCGGTTCTGTCCTTTAAATCCCAACCCTTATCCGGAGAGCTTTGTGCCCGGTACCCTGAACCTTGTATCTTGTCCCTGCTAAATTGTACCTTTGCGGCAAATTTTCACGACAACAATGGTGTATCTGACTCGTGTTGAGCATTTTAATGCTGCTCATAAATTGTATAACCCCAACTGGAGCAAAGAGCAGAATGAGCTGGTTTTTGGAAAATGTGCCAATGAACACTGGCATGGTCATAACTACGAATTGTATGTGACCGTAAAAGGCCGGCCTAACCCCGATACGGGTTTTGTGTGTGATGTAAAGGCATTGAGCAAGATTATTAATCAATATGTTATTGAGCAATTAGATCATAAGAACCTGAATATGGATGTGCCGTTTATGAAGGACCAGCTTTGCTCAACCGAAAACCTGGCTATCGCTATCTGGAAACAGCTGCTACCGCAATTACCTGCAGGGGTGCAATTGCATGGCATTAAACTGTACGAAACACCCCGCATTTTTGTGGAGTATTTTGGTGAATAGAGCGTATATGTCGCACAGGCGACAATTGGCAAACAAAAAGCATATTTACTTTGTATTTTGAATAACATGAGCAAAAAAGTGGCAGTTTACCGAAAGGAACATTTTAATGCGGCCCACCGCTTATACAACCCTGCGTGGGATATGGCGAAGAATGATGCGGTGTTTGGTAAATGTAATAATCCCAATTTTCATGGCCACAATTATGAAGTAGTGGTAAAAGTTACCGGGGTACCTGATCCCGAAACCGGTTATGTGATGGACATGAAAATATTAAGCGACCTTATCAGGGACCATGTGCTTGAACAATTTGACCATAAGAACCTTAACCTCGATACAGTGTATTTTAAAACACTGAATCCAACGGCTGAAAATATTTGTGTGGTGATCTATGATTTGTTGCGTGCGCAAATAGCCCCCCAGTTCGATCTGCAGGTACGTTTATATGAAACGGAAAGAAATTTTGTAGAGTATCCGGCATAACGCTTTGCTTCCCAACATTAAGCATAAATAATCTAAACCATCGGAAATGGGCTTTAAAAAAATAGAACAATACGACGAGAAAATAATGCCGGGGCTTATTCACCACTACTCCGAATCACTGAAACTGCTGGGCGAGGATCCGCAACGGGAAGGGTTGGAGAAAACACCGGAACGCGTTGCCAAAGCCATGCAGTACATGATGCAGGGTTACGATCAGGATGCCAGGGCTATTTTAAATTCAGCCAAGTTTAAAGAACCTGTCAGTGAAATGATCCTGGTAAAAGATATTGAGTTGTACAGTATGTGCGAGCATCATATGCTGCCCTTCTTCGGCAAAGCACATATTGCCTATATTCCTAATGGATATATTACCGGTCTTAGCAAACTGGCCCGGGTGGTTGATGTATACGCCCGCCGTTTACAGGTACAGGAACGCCTTACCACCCAAATACTGGATGCCATTAAAGAAACTTTGAATCCACTGGGCGTGGCCGTGGTTATTGAAGCCAAACACCTTTGTATGATGATGCGCGGGGTGCAAAAACAAAATTCAGTTACCACAACATCGGCTTTCTGGGGTGAGTTTGAGAAGAACGAGACCCGTAGCGAGTTTACCAAGTTAATATCCAGCAGATTGCATTGATTTTACAAGTTAACAGGTTGACGGGTTAATAGGTTAACTTGTCAACCTGTTAACTCTTTCAACCTGCTTTTATATATCCCCTCAGCCATTCCTTTTTTGGGAATCTTCAAAAAGATAACATCTAAATTTGTATATATCATTTCTTACCCCACTTCCGACTTCTTTTTTGGATAGTTAAAACCTTTGTGGCATTTTTGTTTTTTAAACCCCTTTTTACATTATGACACATGCGTTTGTGTTCCCGGGACAGGGCTCCCAGTTTCCGGGGATGGGAAAAGACCATTATGAAAACAGCGCTTTTGCGAAAAGATTATTTGAACAGGCGAATGAGATCGTGGGGTTTCGTATTTCCGATATCATGTTTAACGGCACTGAAGAAGATCTGAAACAAACCAGGGTAACACAGCCCGCCATTTTTCTTCATTCTGTTATAGCCTTTAAAAGTATTGATAATGCCCGCCCCGAAATGGTGGCAGGCCATTCACTGGGTGAGTTTTCAGCATTAGTGGCTAATGGCGTTCTGAGCTTTGAAGATGGATTAAAATTAGTAAGCATCCGGGCACAGGCCATGCAAATAGCCTGCGAGTCAAATCCTTCCACCATGGCGGCCGTTCTGGGTCTCGATGATGCCAAAGTAGAAGAAATTTGCGCCCTGGTTCAGGAAGAAACCGATGAAGTGGTAGTACCGGCTAATTATAATTGCCCCGGACAGTTGGTTATAAGCGGAAGCATTAAAGGTATTGAAGTGGCTATTGAACGCCTGAAGGCTGCCGGCGCTAAACGCGCCCTGGTATTGCCAGTAAGCGGCGCTTTCCACTCCCCTTTAATGGAGCCAGCTAAAGCCGAATTGTCGAAAGCAATTGAAGCAATCACCTTCTATCATCCTAATTGTCCTGTTTATCAAAACGTTGTGGCGAAAGCAGTAGGCAATAAAGAAGATATTAAACAAAACCTGATCGATCAGCTCACCAGCGCGGTTAAATGGACCCAAAGCATTAAAACCATGATCACTGATGGGGGCGACCATTTCACTGAATGCGGTCCTGGTAAAGTATTACAAGGTTTGATCGGAAAGATCGACAAAAAAGTTACTACTGATGGCGTAAGCTAGAAGAAGGCAACGAGGCAACCGCCATCGAGGCAACGAGTAACAGCCTGACAGATAGTTACCCCCTAAACAAACAAAAGTGGATCACCTATAACAGATGATCCACTTTTGTATTTATAATTGTATTTAACTTGTTGCCTTGAGGCCTTATCGGAGCATCCCTTTAAACTTAGTTTTTCCCAGCGCCGCATTACTAAACAACACTTCTTCGGTTAAACCGAGGCGTTGTTGCGGGGTAACAGCCATGCGGGCGTAAGAACCGCTGCTGATAAAATGCAACACCGCGTTCAAACACTCTTCGCTGCCATCGCCCCAGTCCTTATCGAGGCCGTCAACCACCTGGTGGTCAAGGGCTAACCCGTTGAAATAATTTCCCTCGCCCAGTTTATTTACTGTACGGAACGACACCGGGAAAATATACCAGTCAAATACCGGTATAGGGTAAAAACCAACCGGTTTGCCATGGGTATGGGTGGGGCCAACCAGTTCTACATCCAGATACGGCTTTAAACTGTTTATCAACAGCTCACTGGCCGATGCCGTGTTCTGGCTTACTATAAAGAAAAGCCGGCTGAGATTGAGGCTGCCCTTTTTTGCAAAATTCTCCGTGGTATTGTACGCAATGTATTTGTCGTTAAACTCTTCGGTAAGCATTATCTGGTTGTTACCAGCTGCAGGCACCAGGTAATTGGCCAGCAGGTTCTGTACAGACACATAACCACCGCCGTTATAACGCAGGTCAACTACAACATCCTGCACATGCTCACTGCCGAACTTATTAAAGATGCGTTCAAATTCATTACTGATCTCAATGGTGTCGCCCAGGAAAGAATTGAATACAAAATAGCCGGTTTTATTACCATTGCTGTTATAAACAGAATCGAACAACAGCGGATGTTCGCGGTAAGAAGAAGCTTTTAAAGTGATGGTGGTATCGGTATTATTGGGGCGGCCAAAAACAAATGTGCCGGCAGGGCTTTGGTATACAGCCCTTATGATATCATTGGAATTGGCAACCGTAAAATTGGAAACGCCGTTGATTTGTTTGATGTGCCAGCTGCGTTTGATGCCAGCTTTGCCCGAGGGTGATTCCCGTTCTACATACGATACGCGCAGATCGTCATCGGCATAGAAAAAAATGTTCATCCCAAAGTCACCGCCAATACCGGTGCTCAGCTTGTTCCAGTCAGATTGCAGCATGGCGAAACTCCACCTGTCAACCGGCAGATTGAACCCCGGCTCTGAGCTGTAAGCCCTGATGCCTTCCATCACTGCATTGGGATCCGTGAACAGGTGGGGATCGAGTGAAGCAGGAATGTTGTTATGCCACAGATAAATATCACGTGCGTAGTTAACAGTGGTATCAACTTTGACCTCACTGCTAATTACGTCATGATTTTTTCTGCAGCTCGCCAGTGTAATCCCGGCTATGATAGCGCCTGCTACGATCGTTTTCATAAAATGAAACTGAACTTTTTCTATGTGACCTAAACAGGAATAATTCTTACTTAAATATAAATTGAAAGTAACTCACAAATCATAGGAGGGATATTAATCAGAATACTTTAACAAGTTACAAATAATTAAGGAAAAAGTTTAAACCGGAATGCTGCAGTTGATCCATTCGGGGTCAAAATGCGCTTTGTATTTTTTGTAGAAATTAATGGCCGGTTCGTTCCATTCCAGTACCTGCCATACTATTCCGTTGAATTGTTTTTCTTTTGCCTCCACAATCAATTGATCGAACAGTTTTTTGCCCAGGCCCTGCCCCCGCATTTTCTCGGTAACGATCAGGTCTTCCAGGTACATCCGCTGCCCCTTCCAGGTGCTGTACCGGATGTAATACATAGCAAAACCTTCTACCTGTCCGTCAACTTCGGCAACCAGGGCCCACCAAACGGGCTGTTTGCCAAAACCACTTTCCACAAAATGTTCCATGGTAACGGTCACCTCCTGCGGTGCTTTTTCATATTCCGCCAACTCGCGGATCAGTTCCAGTAACCGGGCACAATCTTCTTTTACTGCATGACGAATTCTTATTTCCATGTTTGTTTTGTAAGTATTATAAATTATTTCAAATTAACTATCAGTTACCGGTCGCCGGTTACCGGTAACTGGGAACCGGGACCTTTTACAAAACGGCCGGGTTTGGCGCCGGTGTGTTCGCCATCTTTTAAAACAGGCACCCCATTCACCAGCACATGCACCATGCCGGTGGCAAACTGGTGCGGTTTGTCGTACGTGGCGTGGTCCTGGATGGCGGCCGGGTCAAAAATAACCACATCGGCATAGTTACCGGCTTTCAGTTCACCCCGTTTTTCAATACGTAAATTAGTGGCCGGCAACTTACTCAGTTTACGAATGGCTTCTGCCAGTGATAACACTTTTTCATCCCGCACATATTTACCCAGCAACCGCGCTACATTTCCATACGCCCGGGGATGACAATTAAACTGCAGAAAAACGCCATCGGGTGTGTAGGAGCCTTCATCGGAACCAAAACTTACCCAGGGCAGTTGTTGTTCCTTCTTAACGTTCTCTTCATCCATTAAAAAATAAATGGATGCAATATTAGAGCTGTCCTGCACAAGCAGGTCCATTACCGTTTCTTCCGGTGAAGTATGGCGTATAGCGGCGATCGCAGCCAGTGATTTGCCGGTGTATTTTTTCAGGCTGTCCTGCCTGAACCCTACTAACAGGATCTGATCGGGTGAACCGGCTGCTACATAAAAGTTCTCCCATTTATCTGTAGGCGTAACCATATCGCGGATGGTTTGTTTGCGAATGGCGGGGTCCTGCAAACGCTCGCGTAATTTTCCAAAGCCACCATCCTGTAAAGTGGGCGGCAGTGTAGCGGCCAACCCGGTTCCGCCAGCCAGGTAATTATACATGTCTGCCGTAATATTCACCCCTTCGGCGCGGGCCCGCTCAATACGCCGGATCACGCTGTCCATTTTGCTCCAGTTGCTTTTACCTGCAGCTTTCAGGTGATATATTTCGGCATGGATGTGTGCGCGTTTGGCAATGGTTATCAGTTCTTCCACGGCCTCGTGCAACTGCGTGCCTTCACTCCGGATATGGGAAATATAAGAACCGCCATAGCGGGATGCTTCATCGCACAGGGCCACCAGTTCATCGGTTTTGGCAAAAAAGGCGGGCGGGTATATAAGGGAAGAACCAACACCCAGCGCGCCTTCCTTCATAGACTGCGCCACCAGTTGCCGCATGCTTTCCAGTTCGGCAGGAGTAGGATCGCGGTTATCTTCACCTATTATATAACGGCGAAGCGTGGTGGCGCCCACAAAGGAGGCCACGTTGCACGAAACGCCTTTGTGTTGTAAAAATTCCAGGTATTCGCCCAGGCTTGTCCAGGCAACCTTGTATTTGACAGCGGTTTGAGCCTGTTCCATTTCTTTTGCCATGGCAGGTGACAGCGGGCCCATGCTTTCCCCCTCGCCCATCACTTCCAGCGTTACGCCCTGCCTGATATCGCTTTGTGAACGGCCATCCTGGATCAATGATTCATTGGCCCAGCTAAGCATATTGATGAAACCGGGCGCTACGGCCAGGCCTTTTGCATCAATTACCTGGCGCGAATGGGCGTCACTGAGGTTACCGATAAACGCAATGGTATCGGCATTAACAGCTATATCGCCCGTATAAGGTTGTTTGCCATTGCCATCGTAGATGGTGCCGTTACGGATAATAAGGTCGTACTTATTGGCTTCTGATAGTTTACAGGACTCACCAATAATAACTATGCATAGTGCTGTTAACCAGGGGTAGTGTTTCATATAGTGAAGTTGCAGGTTACAGGTTCCAGGTTTCAGGGGGTAAGGCATAAACAGCGAATCGGTAATAAGGGCCATGCAACCTGTAACTTGTAACAGGTAACGCCTGTTTTGCCAGCGAGGTAAAGCCTGTATATGGATATTGTTCGTTAGCCATTGTTTAAAAATATTGAATATCAAATGAAAAATGTTGAATATAGAAGTAAAAATTACTTCTACATTCAACATTCAATACTCAAATTCAATATTTTAATATCCCCACTTAATCAGCGTGGCGCCCCAGGTAAAGCCCCCGCCAAAAGCCGCAAGCACAATGTTGTCGCCTTTTTTCAGTTGACTTTCCCAGTCCCACAAACACAGCGGAATGGTGCCGGCTGTGGTATTGCCATAGCGTTGGATATTCAGCATTACTTTATCGTGGCTCAACCCAATACGGTCGGCCGTAGCATCGATGATGCGTTTGTTGGCCTGATGAGGTACCAGCCAGGCGATATCATCACCGGTGAGGTTATTTCTTTCCAGCAGTTCAGCGCTTACATCTGCCATGCCTTTTACGGCTGCCTTGAAAACGGGCTGTCCTTCCTGGTAAATGTAATGTTCTTTGTTGGCCACTGTTTCGGCAGTAGCCGGGCGTAGTGATCCGCCTGCTTTCATGTGCAGGTGCGGACAGCCGCCGCCATCGCTTCTGAGAATACTGTCCTGTACGCCATACCCTTCGGTATTGGCTTCCAGCAATACAGCCGCTCCGCCATCGCCAAAGATGATGCAGGTAGTACGATCGCTGTAATCTACAATGGAACTCATTTTATCGCCACCGGCCACAATCACTTTTTTATAACGGCCGCTTTCAATAAGGGCAGCACCGGTAGTAAGGGCATACAAAAAGCCGCTGCAGGCTGCCAGCAGGTCAAAGCCCCAGGCATTTTTCAGCCCGGCTTTATGGCATACCAGGTTAGCGGTTGAAGGAAATATCATATCTGGGGTAACCGTTCCCACTACCAGAGCGTCAATTTCCAGGGGGCTTATGCCTCTTTTTTTCAGGATCTGTTCAACAGCAGGAGTCAGGAGATCTGAAGTTCCTTTCTGTCCTTTCAAAATTCGTCTTTCTTCAATCCCGGTACGGCTCCGGATCCATTCGTCGTTGGTATCTACTATTTTTTCTAAATCAGCATTAGTCAGCTTGTCTTCCGGAACAAAACCACCAACTGCTGTGATGGCGGCAGTAATTTTTTGCGTCATGCTACTTTTATACAAGTTTGATATTGAATTATTTTTAAGAACAAAGTCACTATCAATGAGTAAATAAGCTGGCAAAGATAGGGCAAAGCCAGTTATTCAGTTCACAGTTCAAAGTTCAGGGTTGAACGTTTGGAATGTCGATTACAGCTAGTACATTGCCGATTGCCTGCTGCAGACCGCCGATTCTGGCATTATTTCTGACCTTACTATAACGTTCTCATTAACTAAAAGTTATATGAAAACCAGCCGAATTACGAAATCGGCACATTCAACAAACTATCAACCAGAATCCGTTATTTTCGCTCTATGATCGCATTTGTAAGAGGACAGTTTGTTCTAAAAACACCAGCCGTTGTACACATCGAAGCCAACGGCGTGGGCTACGAGCTTCATATAAGTCTGAATACCTATTCACATATCCAGTCGCTCGACAAAGGACTGTTGTATACGCACTTGCACATTAAGGAAGATGCGCATACCCTCTATGGCTTCTTCGATGTGGCAGAAAAAGAGTTATTCCAGCAGCTCTTAAGCGTATCGGGCGTGGGAGCAGCTACCGCCCGCATGATGCTGTCTTCCCTGAAACCTGAAGAACTGTCGGCGGCTATTGTGCAGGGAAATACCAGATTACTGGAGTCAATTAAGGGTATCGGGAAGAAGTCGGCCGAACGTATCGTATTGGAACTGAAGGATAAACTCAGCAAATCCAAACCGGGTCTAAATATTTCACCTTTGATTAACAATACGCTGGAACAGGACGCGTTAAATGCCCTGATTGCACTGGGGATTGCCCGATCTTCGGCCGAACAGGCAGTACAACGCGTTGTAAAAGCGGAACCTTCTCTCAGTGCTGTTGAGGAAATAATTAAGAAAGCTCTAAAAACCATATAAGCCTATCGGACTGGAACTCTACCTAACTAATTCTTTAGAGAAGATTGTTACGCTTATACAGAAACCGATTAACCATTGTGTTAATAGCTGCCTGTGTTGGTTTGAGTTCAACCGCAAGGGCTTTCTATGCCCCTTTCCAGGATACGAGCGGAAAGCAAACCCCGGCTACTGACACCCTGAAGTATCCCCTGCACGACCGGCGGGGCGACTACTTTACCTTTCCTCAGCGGAAATCCCTGGGCCTTAAAGACCCGGCAAACATCCAGGATTCCATAGTTTACGATCCCAAAACAAAACAGTACTACATCATTGAAAAGATAGGCGACTTCTATTACCGGAAGCCCACTTACCTCACTTTTGATGAGTTCATGAAATTGATGGCCAGTAAACAGGAAAGCGATTACTTTAAGAAAAGATCTGATATCCTCAATTCGCTCAACCGCAAAATGCTGAAACCTAAAATGTCGATGACAGATAACCTGTTCAATCGCATTTTCGGGAATGGCAAAATTGAGATCAAACCCCAGGGTGAGGTGAACATCATTGCCGGTTATCAGGGTCAGAATATCAAGAACCCGGCCCTGCCCGAGCGGGCCCGCAGAAACGGGGGATTCGATTTTGACATGAACGCCAACCTTAGTGTAATCGGTAATATCGGCGACAAGCTGAAATTGCCCATCAGCTACAACACCCTGGCCAACTTCGATTTCGACAACCAGCTAAAACTCGACTATACCGGTAACGAGGATGAGATCATAAAAAAGATAGAAGCTGGTAATATTTCGTTCTCATCAAAAGGAACCCTGATCCCCGGCGCCCAGCAATTGTTTGGGATAAAAACCCAGCTGCAGTTCGGGAAACTGTACATCACCGGTGTACTCGCCAACCAGCGATCGCAAAAACAATCGCTGGGATTACAGGGCGGATCGGCCAATACCTACTTTGAGTTCAAGGCCGATGATTATGAGGAGAACCGCCACTTCCTGTTAGCCCAGTACTTCCGCCAGAATTACAACAAAGCCATGTCCAAGTTGCCCATAGTAAGTTCGCAGGTGCAGATACTACGCGTGGAAGTTTGGGTAACCAACCGGAACGGGTCCACTACCGAAACAAGAGATGTGGTTGGTTTGATGGACCTTGGGGAGCCCAATCCCTTCTACCGGCCCGGCACCGGCAACCCGAATGCCCTGCCCAACAACGATGCCAACCCACTTTTCCGCCAGATCATAAACGACCCCAGCAGCCGCAACTCATCGGCCATTACCAGCAAGTTGCAGTCCATGGGGTTGAGCCCGGTACAGGACTTTGAAAAAACATTTGCGCGGAAGTTAGGACCAAGCGATTTCACCTTCAACCCACAGGTAGGTTATATCTCAGTTAACCAGCCATTGCAGCCAGACGAGGTACTGGGCGTGGCTTATCAGTACACCTATAACGGTCACGTTTACCAGGTGGGGGAGTTTTCGCAGGATGTGCCACCCGATACCACGGTTAGCGGCGCCGGTACACAAAAAGTGTTGTTCCTGAAATTATTGAAAGCTACTTCACAACGTACCAACCTGCCCATCTGGGACCTGATGATGAAAAACGTGTACACCCTTAAAACAAAAGATGGCAGCTACCTCTCTGGTGTACAGGCAGCAGATTTTAAACTGAACGTTTTATACGAAGAACCAAGTTTAGGTCAGAAGCGCTTTTTACCTGAAGGCGATCAACCCGGGGTGCCCTTGCTGACCCTGTTGAACCTGGACCGGTTAAATGCGCACAACGACCCCCTGCCCGATGGGGTGTTCGACTACCTGGAAGGTTTTACCATTCAATCGCAGCAGGCGCGCATCATCTTTCCCTTTCTGGAACCCTTCGGGCGCGACCTCGATTCCGTAGCCTTCCGAAACAGTTCGTCCGACATAAAAGCCAAATACGAATACCTTCAACTCTACGATACCATTAAGGCAATAGCGCAAACCTATGCCAACCTCGACCGGTATGTGATCAGCGGTTATGCCAAGGGATCGAGCAATTCTGAAATTTCACTGGGCGCCTTTAACGTGCCGCAGGGTTCGGTAAGTGTAACTGCCGGCGGACAGGTGCTTGTGGAGAACGTGGATTATTCGGTTGACTACAACCTGGGTACGGTGAAGATCCTTAACCAGGCCATCCTGAACGCAGGCCTGCCCGTAAATGTGCAGTTTGAGAACAATGCCGGGTATGGCATTCAGCAGCGAAACTTTATGGGATTGCGGCTCGACTATATGGCCAAACAAACCGCCCGGGAGCAGTTATCTATTGGCGCCTCGCTGGTACGGTTGGGGGAACGTCCCTTCTTTACCAAAACCAGTTACAATGAAGACCCCATTCGTAACACGATGTACGGGGTGGACTTCAACTACATGACGCAGGCACCGCGCCTTACCAGCTGGTTAGATAAACTGCCTTTTTACCATACCACCGAAATGAGTACCGTTACTGCATATGGTGAAGCGGCTTATCTGAAACCGGGTCACCCGCCACAAATTGGTAAGGGCAGTGAAAGCCAGGTATTCATCGATGACTTTGAAGGCGCGCGCAATGCCATTGACCTGCGTTTTCCATTGGTGAGCTGGGGCATTTCATCAACCCCCGCCGGTAACGGCCTGTTCCCCGAAGCTACTATGCGGGATACCGTGGACTATGGTTTCAACCGCGCCAAGCTGGCCTTTTATAATATTGAACCGGTATTGCAGGACAAAACAAGTCCCGACAACCCCATCAACAAACAGTTACTGAACGACCCGCGTGTTCGTTCGGTAAACGTGAAAGATATTTACCCGCAAAAAACACCCGACCTGGGACAGGGAAGCCTGGTTACTTTCGATATGGCCTACTACCCTACGGAAAAAGGTCCTTATAACTACGATGCCCGTCCGGGTAGCGTTGATGCCAACGGCCGGTTATTAAATCCAAAAAAACGCTGGGGTGGTATCATGCGCGGACTTGACCAGGTTGATTTTGAAACCGGCAACGTAGAGTTCATCGAGTTCTGGTTGCAGGACCCTTACATCCTGAACCCCAACAGCACGGGTGGTGAACTGTATTTTAACCTGGGTAATATTTCGGAAGACGTTTTAAAGGACGGCAAACGCTTTTTTGAAAACGGGATCAGCGGCGCCGTTACCACTGCGCGCGAAGATTCAGCCACTGTTTGGGGTAAGGTACCTGCCAACCCCATCCAGGTAACACAGGCCTTCAGTAATGATCCGGGCGACCGTCCGCTGCAGGATGCCGGTTTTGACGGGCTGGTAGATGATGCCGAGAAAGTAAAATTCCAGGGTTACTTAAATCAATTACAAAGCATTGGCGCCAACGCTTATAATGCTGCGGTAAATGACCCTTCAAGCGACGACTACGTAAACTACCGGAATGCAAAATTCGGTTCAAACGATGGTATTCTTATCCGTTATAAAAATATCAACAACCCGCAGGGCAACTCACCCGTTGCCGGCAGCGGCGATAAATTCGTAAGCGCCTTTACACTCTATCCCGACCAGGAAGAGTTCAACCGCGATAACACGCTGAACGAACTGGAAGAGTATTTCCAGTATAAAGTTGAGCTGAAAAAGGATAGCTTTCACGTTGGAACCAACTTCATCACGGACAGTATTGTCGTTCACCCAAGCGGCAGCCCTACCGAAACCTGGTACCTGTTCCGCATCCCTATAGCTCAATACGAGAAAAAAATTGGTAACATCCCCGACTTCAAGTCAATCCGGTTCATCCGGATGTTCATGACCGGTTTTGAAGATTCAGTAGTGTGTCGTTTTGCCAAACTGGAACTGGTGCGTAACCAATGGCGTGGGTTCAACTACCAGCTGGATACAGCCAATACCTATGTGCCCATTCCCGCCAATACGCCCACTACGGTAAAACAACTGGCCGTGAATGTGGAAGAAAATTCATCGCGATACCCTGTGAACTATAAAACGCCTCCGGGCGTGGTTCGTCAGCAACAATTAAGCAACAACAACGTAAACCTGCTGCAGAACGAACAATCACTGAGCTTACAGGTTTGTAACCTGGGCAAGGGCGATGCCAGAGGGGTGTTCAAAACCATCAACCTCGACCTTCGCCAGTACAAGCAGTTACAGATGTACGTACACGCCGAATCGGTAAAAAGCGCAGGCGACATTAAAAACGGAGAGCTGTATGCCATTATCCGTTTGGGTAACGACCTTATCAGTAACTTTTATGAAGTAAAGATCCCCCTGAATATTACGCCCTGGGGTACCACTGATGATGACCTGATATGGCCCGCGGTCAATAACCTGGATATGGCGCTCGACAGGCTGACCAAATTAAAAGTATCACGCAACAGCAATACTGCCAACGCTTATAAATACTACCAGGAAATTGATGCCGATGGTAAACAGTATGCAATCCTTGGTAACCCCAACCTGGGTGAAATAAGGTCATTCTTTATTGGAGTACAGAACCCTAACCGCCTGGAAGCCTGTACCGAGATCTGGTTTAACGAGCTGCGGTTAAGCGGCCTTGATGAGCATGGCGCCTGGGCAGCCACGGGCCGCCTGGACATAAAGCTCGCCGACCTGGGCACTGTATACATCTCCGCAAGCGCCAGAACCGCCGGCTGGGGAACGCTGGAACAACGGGTGAACGAACGCTCACGCGAAGCCTACACCCAAATGGACGTTGCCACCAACCTGGAACTGGGCAAACTGCTGCCGGCTA
The Niastella koreensis GR20-10 genome window above contains:
- a CDS encoding beta-ketoacyl-ACP synthase III codes for the protein MTQKITAAITAVGGFVPEDKLTNADLEKIVDTNDEWIRSRTGIEERRILKGQKGTSDLLTPAVEQILKKRGISPLEIDALVVGTVTPDMIFPSTANLVCHKAGLKNAWGFDLLAACSGFLYALTTGAALIESGRYKKVIVAGGDKMSSIVDYSDRTTCIIFGDGGAAVLLEANTEGYGVQDSILRSDGGGCPHLHMKAGGSLRPATAETVANKEHYIYQEGQPVFKAAVKGMADVSAELLERNNLTGDDIAWLVPHQANKRIIDATADRIGLSHDKVMLNIQRYGNTTAGTIPLCLWDWESQLKKGDNIVLAAFGGGFTWGATLIKWGY
- the ruvA gene encoding Holliday junction branch migration protein RuvA, whose protein sequence is MIAFVRGQFVLKTPAVVHIEANGVGYELHISLNTYSHIQSLDKGLLYTHLHIKEDAHTLYGFFDVAEKELFQQLLSVSGVGAATARMMLSSLKPEELSAAIVQGNTRLLESIKGIGKKSAERIVLELKDKLSKSKPGLNISPLINNTLEQDALNALIALGIARSSAEQAVQRVVKAEPSLSAVEEIIKKALKTI